One stretch of Variovorax sp. 54 DNA includes these proteins:
- a CDS encoding pyridoxal-phosphate dependent enzyme — translation MTPSPVLDFKFTAPPENPAQTFLPGRPAGVLGRSFTPERNPRLQGLQCLRCDTLYPVTLANDGCPACRQAGFHVGLRASYRPGGTDVVPMPYVQGFSLGEGNTPQHDMPDLAQQFGVARLSIKDESRNPTGSPKDRLTAMGVAQALDAGAHTLVLASSGNTAVSAAHYAWAAGLGCEVATYEAMPATYARQLDALGARRYVFADNTGRWGFVRERSQYPGYFALSNYRLPALGSAPLGVEGYKAIAEECLQDGGLPDHVVVPTGRGDMAWGIYAGFRDLLAAGRIARLPRMWLVEPFPRLSRVLGGGALNGSYPGRTAQLSSAGATVTYLQWQAATASGGGAVVVGDDEARAARRLLTAAGVSAELAAAAGLGAVRQLREAETIAADAHVVLVLTSDASSDPSWPDRAVA, via the coding sequence GTGACCCCATCGCCCGTTCTGGACTTCAAGTTCACCGCGCCGCCGGAGAACCCCGCGCAGACCTTCCTGCCGGGCCGGCCGGCCGGGGTGCTCGGCCGCTCGTTCACGCCCGAGCGCAATCCGCGGCTGCAGGGGCTGCAGTGCCTGCGCTGCGACACGCTGTACCCGGTCACGCTCGCGAACGACGGCTGCCCGGCCTGCCGGCAGGCCGGCTTTCATGTCGGGCTGCGCGCAAGCTACCGGCCCGGCGGCACGGACGTGGTGCCGATGCCGTACGTGCAGGGTTTTTCGTTGGGCGAGGGAAACACGCCCCAGCACGACATGCCCGACCTGGCGCAGCAGTTCGGCGTGGCGCGCCTGAGCATCAAGGACGAATCGCGCAACCCGACCGGCTCGCCCAAAGACCGGCTGACCGCGATGGGCGTGGCCCAGGCGCTGGACGCCGGCGCCCACACGCTGGTGCTCGCATCGTCAGGCAACACGGCGGTCTCGGCGGCGCACTACGCGTGGGCCGCGGGGCTCGGTTGCGAAGTGGCCACTTACGAGGCGATGCCCGCCACCTATGCGCGCCAGCTCGACGCATTGGGCGCGCGGCGCTATGTGTTCGCCGACAACACGGGCCGCTGGGGCTTCGTGCGCGAGCGCTCGCAGTACCCGGGCTATTTCGCGCTCTCCAACTACCGGCTGCCGGCGCTCGGCAGCGCGCCATTGGGTGTGGAGGGCTACAAGGCCATCGCCGAAGAGTGCCTGCAGGACGGCGGCCTGCCGGACCACGTCGTGGTGCCGACCGGCCGTGGCGACATGGCCTGGGGCATCTACGCCGGCTTTCGCGACCTGTTGGCGGCAGGGCGCATCGCGCGCCTGCCGCGGATGTGGCTGGTCGAACCCTTCCCGCGGCTGTCGCGCGTGCTCGGGGGCGGGGCGCTCAACGGCAGTTACCCCGGTCGCACGGCGCAGCTGTCGAGCGCGGGCGCGACGGTCACGTATCTGCAATGGCAGGCGGCCACGGCCAGCGGCGGCGGTGCCGTGGTGGTGGGCGATGACGAGGCCCGCGCGGCGCGGCGGCTGCTTACCGCGGCCGGCGTGAGCGCCGAGCTGGCGGCGGCGGCGGGCCTGGGGGCCGTGCGGCAACTGCGCGAGGCCGAGACCATCGCGGCCGATGCGCACGTCGTGCTGGTGCTGACCTCCGACGCGTCGAGCGATCCGAGCTGGCCCGACCGCGCCGTGGCCTGA
- a CDS encoding response regulator transcription factor — protein MLTSPLARTLREQQGAHGDLVLIVDDVPDNLAVLHDALDESGYTVLIATNGEQALQRAAQARPDIVLLDAMMPGIDGFEVARRLKADAATAHIPIVFMTGLTETEHLVAALEAGGVDYVTKPIKPKEVLARMNVHLQGARRARQEAHQAGQARNALDAFGYASITVRLPEGRLIWQTALARDLLARYCETQAPETPPAVLDWLRQHAPEARARGIEPPALVIAQGARSLSLRLHRQTGEDDAGDEWMIVMREVSDTAVIEAMSLSLKLTAREAEVLYWVVKGKTNKDIGEILGSSPATAKKHLERVYVKLGVETRTAAAGVAIKRIRELQPQFEF, from the coding sequence ATGCTCACTTCGCCGCTCGCCCGCACGCTGCGTGAACAGCAGGGCGCCCACGGCGACCTGGTGCTGATCGTCGACGACGTGCCCGACAACCTCGCCGTGCTGCACGACGCGCTCGACGAATCGGGCTACACCGTGCTCATCGCCACCAACGGCGAGCAGGCACTGCAGCGCGCCGCGCAGGCGCGTCCCGACATCGTGCTGCTCGACGCCATGATGCCGGGCATCGACGGCTTCGAGGTGGCGCGCCGGCTCAAGGCCGATGCGGCCACCGCGCACATTCCCATCGTCTTCATGACGGGCCTCACCGAGACCGAGCACCTCGTGGCCGCGCTCGAGGCGGGCGGGGTCGACTACGTCACCAAGCCCATCAAGCCGAAGGAGGTGCTGGCGCGCATGAACGTGCACCTGCAGGGCGCCCGCCGCGCGCGGCAGGAGGCGCACCAGGCCGGCCAGGCACGCAATGCGCTCGACGCCTTCGGCTACGCAAGCATCACGGTGCGGCTGCCCGAGGGGCGGCTGATCTGGCAGACGGCGCTGGCGCGCGACCTGCTGGCGCGCTACTGCGAGACGCAGGCGCCCGAGACGCCGCCGGCCGTGCTCGACTGGCTGCGCCAGCACGCGCCCGAGGCACGCGCGCGCGGCATCGAGCCGCCCGCGCTGGTCATCGCGCAGGGCGCGCGCAGCCTGAGCCTGCGGCTGCACCGCCAGACCGGCGAGGACGATGCGGGCGACGAATGGATGATCGTCATGCGCGAGGTCTCCGACACCGCCGTGATCGAGGCCATGAGCCTGAGCCTGAAGCTCACGGCGCGCGAGGCCGAGGTGCTGTACTGGGTGGTCAAGGGCAAGACCAACAAGGACATCGGCGAGATCCTCGGCAGCAGCCCGGCCACCGCGAAGAAGCATCTGGAACGCGTGTACGTGAAGCTGGGCGTGGAGACGCGCACGGCAGCGGCCGGCGTGGCGATCAAGCGCATCCGCGAGCTGCAGCCGCAGTTCGAGTTCTGA
- a CDS encoding hybrid sensor histidine kinase/response regulator, with product MPYLVARKLHRNGVNSAEPPLLTDDAPQRIVKVRRDYNSWVASETLEDYALRYTPQRFRKWSEWRVANTAFGAASFLVLEAVGATLLVQYGFANAFWAILATGLIIFLAGLPISMYAARYGLDMDLLTRGAGFGYIGSTLTSLIYASFTFIFFALEAAVMAYALELALGIPPVWGYLVCALVVIPLVTHGVSVISRLQLWTQPLWLLMLVVPFVFVLVRDPGAFAGITHYSGAKPGAQGFNLHLFGAALTVGIALITQMGEQADYLRFMPARTAGTARRWWAGVLAGGPGWVVLGVVKMLGGALLAYLAITHMVPVERAVDPNQMYLAAYEYVFPNYGWAVAATALFVVISQLKINVTNAYAGSLAWSNFFSRVAHSHPGRVVWVVFNALIAFMLMEMNVFEALGDVLGLFANIAIAWMMAVVADLVINKPLGLSPPGIEFKRAHLWDINPVGVGAMALASVLSITAHLGVFGPLAQAFSALIALGTALVASPLLAWATGGKYYLARTSDAGGSVLFAPAAGGRKVRWARVEPSTDEGGSYQRLKVQHCVICEREYEGPDMAHCPAYQGAICSLCCTLDARCGDLCKPHASLSAQWSAVLRWLLPRRSWRYLDTGLGHFLLLMLVIVPLLAVVFGVLYQQELRALSEGALALAAQVDVAGALVAVQQASLRSGFLKAYMALLVIAGIVAWWLVLAHQSRKVAQEESNRQTHLLVREIALHRETDRALQDAKQSAEEAREIAEHAKLAADQARRAADLANQAKSRYISAISHELRTPLNSILGYAQLMGEDHSVPPHRQQAVAVIKRGGEHLLSLIEGTLAIAHIEAGKLTLDARPMRFADAMRELADMFELQAAEKGLRFRFEAAGALPDVVRADEKRVSQILINLLGNAIKFTAAGQVTLRMSYAREFAAIEIEDTGPGMTDADIERIFEPFARGHAAVSSAPGAGLGLTIAKMLTDLMGGEMKVRSTPGEGSLFCVRLFLPRVHEAVAGTARIAPAPRARRGYEGARRRLLVVDNEEADRELLGHVLAPLGFELRSAASGHDALDLIAAGYRPDAMFVDLAMPGIDGWETIRRARKLGLAEASVAIVSANAFDKGLDNDVGIAPEDFFVKPVRHTELLDWLERRLALQWTDTAARPAPTVAAPRAMQPPSLARLRALDEAVGLGYFRGIMNQLDDIDAAQPECAAWTEAQRALARQFQFEAMGRALAEAAEGAA from the coding sequence ATGCCGTACCTGGTGGCACGGAAGCTGCACCGAAACGGTGTGAATTCCGCCGAACCCCCTCTCCTGACCGACGACGCCCCCCAGCGCATCGTGAAGGTGCGGCGCGACTACAACAGCTGGGTCGCGAGCGAAACGCTCGAGGACTACGCGCTGCGCTACACGCCACAGCGCTTTCGCAAATGGTCCGAATGGCGGGTGGCCAACACGGCCTTCGGAGCGGCCTCGTTCCTGGTGCTGGAGGCGGTCGGCGCCACGCTGCTGGTGCAGTACGGCTTTGCCAATGCCTTCTGGGCGATCCTGGCGACGGGGCTCATCATCTTCCTGGCAGGCCTGCCGATCAGCATGTACGCGGCGCGCTACGGCCTGGACATGGACCTGCTCACGCGCGGCGCCGGCTTCGGCTACATCGGCTCGACGCTCACCTCGCTGATCTACGCGAGCTTCACTTTCATCTTCTTTGCGCTCGAGGCAGCCGTGATGGCCTATGCGCTCGAGCTGGCGCTGGGCATTCCGCCGGTGTGGGGCTACCTGGTGTGCGCGCTGGTGGTGATTCCGCTGGTCACGCACGGGGTGTCGGTGATCAGCCGGCTGCAGCTGTGGACACAGCCGCTGTGGCTGCTGATGCTGGTGGTGCCTTTTGTGTTCGTGCTCGTGCGCGATCCTGGTGCGTTTGCGGGCATAACGCACTACAGCGGGGCGAAGCCGGGCGCGCAAGGATTCAACTTGCACCTGTTCGGTGCCGCGTTGACGGTCGGCATCGCGCTCATCACGCAGATGGGCGAGCAGGCCGACTACCTGCGCTTCATGCCGGCGCGCACCGCGGGCACGGCGCGCCGCTGGTGGGCGGGCGTGCTGGCGGGCGGGCCGGGCTGGGTGGTGCTGGGCGTGGTCAAGATGCTGGGCGGGGCGTTGCTGGCCTACCTGGCGATCACGCACATGGTGCCGGTCGAGCGCGCGGTCGATCCGAACCAGATGTACCTGGCGGCCTACGAGTACGTGTTCCCGAACTACGGCTGGGCGGTGGCGGCGACGGCGCTGTTCGTGGTGATCTCGCAGCTGAAGATCAACGTGACGAATGCCTATGCGGGCTCGCTGGCCTGGAGCAATTTCTTCTCGCGCGTGGCGCACAGCCACCCGGGGCGCGTGGTGTGGGTGGTGTTCAACGCGCTCATCGCCTTCATGCTGATGGAGATGAACGTGTTCGAGGCGCTGGGCGATGTGCTGGGGCTGTTCGCCAACATCGCCATCGCCTGGATGATGGCCGTGGTGGCCGACCTGGTCATCAACAAGCCGCTGGGGCTGTCGCCGCCCGGCATCGAGTTCAAGCGCGCGCACCTGTGGGACATCAACCCGGTGGGCGTGGGCGCGATGGCGCTGGCGTCGGTGCTGTCGATCACGGCGCACCTCGGTGTGTTCGGGCCGCTGGCGCAAGCGTTCTCGGCGCTGATCGCGCTCGGCACGGCGCTGGTGGCGTCGCCGTTGCTGGCGTGGGCCACGGGCGGCAAGTACTACCTGGCGCGCACGTCCGACGCGGGCGGCTCGGTGCTGTTTGCGCCGGCCGCGGGCGGACGCAAGGTGCGCTGGGCGCGGGTCGAGCCGTCGACGGACGAGGGCGGCAGCTACCAGCGCCTGAAGGTGCAGCACTGCGTGATCTGCGAGCGCGAGTACGAAGGCCCCGACATGGCGCACTGCCCGGCCTACCAGGGCGCGATCTGCTCGCTGTGCTGCACGCTCGATGCGCGCTGCGGCGACCTGTGCAAGCCGCACGCGAGCCTGTCGGCGCAGTGGTCCGCCGTGCTGCGCTGGCTGCTGCCGCGCCGCAGCTGGCGCTACCTCGACACGGGGCTTGGGCACTTCCTGCTGCTGATGCTGGTCATCGTGCCGCTGCTGGCCGTGGTGTTCGGCGTGCTCTACCAGCAGGAGCTGCGCGCCCTGAGCGAGGGCGCGCTCGCGCTGGCGGCGCAGGTCGACGTGGCCGGGGCGCTCGTCGCCGTGCAGCAGGCCTCATTGCGCTCGGGCTTTCTCAAGGCCTACATGGCGCTGCTGGTCATCGCGGGCATCGTCGCGTGGTGGCTGGTGCTGGCGCACCAGAGCCGCAAGGTGGCGCAAGAGGAGTCGAACCGGCAGACCCACCTGCTGGTGCGAGAGATCGCGCTGCACCGCGAAACCGACCGCGCGCTGCAGGACGCCAAGCAGAGCGCCGAAGAAGCCCGGGAGATCGCCGAGCACGCCAAGCTCGCGGCCGACCAGGCGCGGCGCGCAGCGGACCTCGCGAACCAGGCCAAGAGCCGCTACATCAGCGCCATCAGCCACGAGCTGCGCACGCCGCTCAACAGCATCCTGGGCTATGCGCAGCTCATGGGCGAAGACCACTCGGTGCCGCCGCACCGCCAGCAGGCGGTGGCCGTCATCAAGCGCGGCGGCGAGCACCTGCTGTCGCTCATCGAGGGCACGCTGGCCATCGCCCACATCGAGGCCGGCAAGCTCACGCTCGATGCGCGGCCCATGCGCTTTGCCGATGCCATGCGCGAGCTGGCCGACATGTTCGAACTGCAGGCGGCCGAGAAGGGACTGCGCTTTCGCTTCGAGGCGGCCGGTGCGTTGCCCGACGTGGTGCGCGCCGACGAAAAACGCGTGAGCCAGATCCTCATCAACCTGCTGGGCAACGCGATTAAGTTCACGGCGGCGGGCCAGGTGACCTTGCGCATGTCCTACGCACGCGAGTTCGCCGCCATCGAGATCGAGGACACCGGGCCGGGCATGACGGACGCCGACATCGAGCGCATCTTCGAGCCCTTTGCGCGCGGCCACGCGGCGGTGTCGTCGGCGCCGGGCGCGGGCCTGGGCCTGACCATCGCGAAGATGCTGACCGACCTGATGGGCGGCGAGATGAAGGTGCGCAGCACGCCGGGGGAGGGCTCGCTGTTCTGCGTGCGGCTGTTCCTGCCGCGGGTGCACGAGGCGGTGGCGGGCACTGCGCGCATCGCGCCGGCGCCGCGTGCACGGCGCGGCTACGAGGGCGCGCGGCGGCGCCTGCTGGTGGTCGACAACGAGGAGGCCGACCGCGAGCTGCTGGGCCATGTGCTCGCGCCGCTGGGCTTCGAGCTGCGCAGCGCGGCCAGCGGGCACGACGCGCTGGACCTCATCGCCGCCGGCTACCGTCCCGACGCCATGTTCGTCGACCTCGCGATGCCCGGCATCGACGGCTGGGAAACCATCCGCCGCGCGCGCAAGCTGGGGCTGGCCGAAGCGTCGGTGGCCATCGTCTCGGCCAACGCTTTCGACAAAGGGCTCGACAACGACGTGGGCATTGCGCCCGAAGACTTCTTCGTCAAGCCCGTGCGCCACACCGAACTGCTCGACTGGCTGGAGCGCCGGCTCGCCCTGCAGTGGACCGACACCGCCGCGCGGCCCGCACCCACCGTGGCCGCGCCGCGTGCGATGCAGCCGCCGTCGCTCGCGCGTCTGCGTGCACTCGACGAGGCCGTGGGTCTGGGCTACTTTCGCGGCATCATGAACCAGCTCGACGACATCGACGCCGCGCAGCCCGAATGCGCCGCGTGGACCGAGGCCCAGCGCGCGCTGGCCCGCCAGTTCCAGTTCGAGGCCATGGGCCGCGCGCTGGCCGAAGCCGCCGAGGGCGCCGCATGA
- a CDS encoding urease subunit gamma — MELTPREKDKLLIFTAALLAERRKARGLKLNYPEAVALITAAVMEGARDGKSVAELMSEGRSVLTRADVMDGIADMIPDIQVEASFPDGTKLVTVHQPIV, encoded by the coding sequence ATGGAACTGACCCCGCGCGAAAAAGACAAGCTGCTGATCTTCACGGCCGCCTTGCTGGCCGAACGCCGCAAGGCGCGCGGGCTCAAGCTCAACTACCCCGAAGCCGTCGCGCTCATCACCGCCGCCGTGATGGAAGGCGCCCGCGACGGCAAGAGCGTCGCCGAGCTGATGAGCGAGGGCCGCAGCGTGCTCACGCGCGCCGACGTGATGGACGGCATCGCCGACATGATCCCGGACATCCAGGTCGAAGCCAGCTTTCCCGACGGCACCAAGCTCGTGACCGTCCACCAGCCGATCGTCTGA
- a CDS encoding HupE/UreJ family protein, with protein sequence MRFAKTSALLATLLLLPLAASAHTGVDGGVHHGFVTGFMHPLTGADHLAAMVAVGLWSALVARRAWPDLLWAPLAFAGMLLAGALAGLAGVQLPAVEPMIAASLLVLGLLVATRVHLPAGVAMAVVGLFAVFHGVAHGHELAGEHGAALTLAGMVSATLLLHAAGIALGWALRHANVWLPRVAGAAVVALGATLLAQAI encoded by the coding sequence ATGCGCTTCGCAAAGACTTCCGCCCTGCTCGCCACCCTCCTCCTGCTGCCGCTGGCCGCCAGCGCCCACACCGGCGTCGACGGCGGCGTGCACCACGGCTTCGTGACCGGCTTCATGCACCCGCTGACCGGCGCCGACCACCTCGCGGCGATGGTCGCGGTCGGCCTGTGGAGCGCGCTGGTCGCGCGCCGCGCCTGGCCCGACCTGCTGTGGGCGCCGCTGGCCTTCGCCGGCATGCTGCTCGCGGGTGCGCTGGCCGGGCTGGCCGGCGTGCAGCTGCCCGCCGTCGAACCGATGATCGCCGCCTCGCTGCTGGTGCTGGGCCTCCTGGTCGCCACGCGCGTGCACCTGCCGGCCGGCGTCGCCATGGCCGTCGTGGGCCTGTTCGCCGTCTTCCACGGCGTGGCGCACGGCCACGAACTCGCGGGCGAGCACGGCGCCGCCCTCACGCTGGCCGGCATGGTCAGCGCCACGCTGCTGCTGCACGCGGCCGGCATCGCGCTGGGATGGGCCCTGCGCCATGCCAACGTATGGCTGCCACGCGTGGCCGGTGCTGCCGTGGTCGCCCTCGGCGCCACGCTGCTGGCCCAGGCGATCTGA
- a CDS encoding urease subunit beta, producing MTPGELFTDDGEHTLNPGRRALTLVVRNTADRPIQVGSHYHFAETNGALDFDRAAARGMRLNIASGAAVRFEPGQQRTVELVDFSGDRIVYGFRGLVQGKL from the coding sequence ATGACGCCCGGCGAACTTTTCACCGACGACGGCGAGCACACGCTCAACCCCGGCCGCCGCGCCCTCACGCTGGTGGTGCGCAACACGGCCGACCGGCCGATCCAGGTCGGCTCGCACTACCACTTTGCAGAAACCAACGGCGCGCTCGACTTCGACCGCGCCGCCGCGCGCGGCATGCGGCTGAACATCGCTTCGGGCGCCGCGGTGCGCTTCGAGCCGGGCCAGCAGCGCACGGTCGAGCTGGTCGATTTTTCCGGCGATCGCATCGTCTACGGCTTTCGCGGCCTCGTTCAAGGGAAGCTCTGA
- the ureC gene encoding urease subunit alpha — protein MATIGRRAYAEIFGPTVGDRVRLADTDLLIEVEADYTLRAGGYGEEVKFGGGKTIRDGMAQSQRTRAQGAVDTVMTNALILDHWGIVKADIGLKDGRIAAIGKAGNPDVQPGVDIVIGPGTEIISCEGTIVTAGGIDSHIHFICPQQIEEALASGVTTMLGGGTGPATGTFATTATPGPWHIERMLQAADAFPMNLGFLGKGNASLPDALHEQIEAGVMGLKLHEDWGTTPAAISNCLDVADATDTQVAIHSDTLNESGFVENTIAAVGGRVLCAFHTEGAGGGHAPDILRVVGEANFLPSSTNPTMPYTVNTLDEHVDMLMVCHHLDAGIAEDLAFAESRIRKETIAAEDVLHDLGAISMFSSDSQAMGRVGEVIIRTWQTAHKMKQQRGALPEDSERNDNFRVRRYIAKYTINPALAHGIAHEVGSIEVGKWADLVVWKPAFFGVKPFTIIKGGTIAMAAMGDPSASIPTPQPVHFRPMFGAYGGSLAKSSLTFVSQAGLAAGIKERYGLSKHLSAVKNIRNVRKRDLIHNGYTPKMEIDAQTYAVRADGHLLTCEPAKVLPMAQRYFLF, from the coding sequence ATGGCCACCATCGGGCGACGCGCCTATGCAGAAATCTTCGGCCCCACCGTGGGCGACCGGGTTCGTCTCGCGGACACCGACCTGCTGATCGAAGTGGAAGCCGACTACACGCTGCGTGCCGGCGGCTACGGCGAAGAGGTGAAGTTCGGCGGCGGCAAGACGATCCGCGACGGCATGGCGCAGTCGCAGCGCACGCGCGCCCAAGGCGCCGTCGACACCGTGATGACCAACGCGTTGATCCTCGACCACTGGGGCATCGTCAAAGCCGACATCGGCCTGAAGGACGGCCGCATCGCCGCCATCGGCAAGGCCGGCAACCCTGACGTGCAACCGGGCGTGGACATCGTCATCGGCCCGGGCACCGAGATCATCAGCTGCGAAGGCACCATCGTCACCGCGGGTGGCATCGACAGCCACATCCACTTCATCTGCCCGCAGCAGATCGAAGAGGCGCTGGCCTCGGGCGTGACGACCATGCTCGGCGGCGGCACCGGCCCGGCCACCGGCACCTTCGCGACCACCGCGACGCCCGGCCCGTGGCACATCGAACGCATGCTGCAGGCGGCCGATGCGTTCCCGATGAACCTGGGCTTCCTCGGCAAAGGCAACGCCAGCCTGCCCGATGCGCTGCACGAACAGATCGAGGCCGGCGTCATGGGCCTGAAGCTGCACGAAGACTGGGGCACCACGCCCGCGGCCATCAGCAACTGCCTGGACGTGGCCGACGCCACCGACACGCAGGTGGCGATCCACAGCGACACGCTCAACGAGTCGGGCTTTGTCGAGAACACGATTGCCGCCGTGGGCGGGCGCGTCCTCTGCGCCTTTCACACCGAGGGCGCGGGCGGCGGCCATGCGCCCGACATCCTGCGCGTGGTCGGCGAGGCGAACTTCCTGCCCTCGTCGACCAACCCGACGATGCCCTACACCGTGAACACGCTCGACGAGCACGTCGACATGCTCATGGTGTGCCACCACCTGGACGCCGGCATCGCCGAAGACCTGGCCTTTGCCGAGTCGCGCATCCGCAAGGAAACCATCGCCGCCGAAGACGTGCTGCACGACCTGGGCGCGATCAGCATGTTCAGCTCCGACAGCCAGGCCATGGGCCGTGTCGGCGAGGTGATCATCCGCACCTGGCAGACCGCGCACAAGATGAAGCAGCAGCGCGGCGCACTGCCCGAAGACAGCGAACGCAACGACAACTTCCGCGTGCGGCGCTACATCGCCAAGTACACGATCAACCCGGCCCTCGCGCACGGCATCGCGCACGAGGTGGGCTCCATCGAAGTCGGCAAGTGGGCCGACCTCGTGGTCTGGAAGCCGGCCTTCTTCGGCGTGAAGCCCTTCACCATCATCAAGGGCGGCACTATCGCCATGGCCGCGATGGGCGACCCCAGCGCGTCGATTCCCACGCCACAGCCGGTGCACTTCCGGCCGATGTTCGGCGCCTACGGCGGCTCGCTCGCCAAGAGTTCACTGACCTTCGTCTCGCAGGCCGGGCTGGCCGCGGGCATCAAGGAGCGCTACGGCCTCAGCAAGCACCTCAGCGCGGTGAAGAACATCCGCAACGTGCGCAAGAGGGACCTGATCCACAACGGCTATACGCCGAAGATGGAGATCGACGCGCAGACCTACGCCGTGCGCGCCGACGGCCACCTGCTCACCTGCGAGCCGGCCAAGGTGCTGCCGATGGCGCAGCGGTACTTCCTGTTCTGA
- a CDS encoding amidase: protein MADKELHHLELLEVGRQIQSRERSSEEVTRAMLARIEAVDGRLRSYATRMDAQALDDARRADTEIAAGRARGPLHGVPLAVKDLLWTEGVPSAHGMTIHQSFRPTEDATVVRRLREAGAVILGKLQQTEGAFADHHPQIASPVNPWDATLWPGVSSSGSGVATAAGLCFGALGTDTGGSIRFPSAANGITGLKPTWGRVSRYGAFELAASLDHIGPMTRSAADAGAMLAAIAGADSRDPTASTLPVPDYLATMTRGLAGLRVGIDPAWTLDRVDAPTRATLAAAIRTVESLGASVREVVFPDTAQAVLDWSRLCAVETAVAHEATYPARRAEYGPGLSGLIDLGLSQSATDYQKLLLRRADFTGRVRAFFEPIDLLLIPAIPFAAPTLERASQLGVDPELLAGMLRYTCPFDLTGSPTLTLPGGATEAGVPVAFQFVAPHFGEDLLVRAGWAFQRATDWHRRHPAV, encoded by the coding sequence ATGGCGGACAAGGAATTGCATCATCTCGAACTGCTGGAAGTCGGCCGGCAGATCCAGTCGCGCGAGCGCTCGTCGGAGGAGGTCACGCGCGCCATGCTCGCGCGCATCGAGGCTGTCGATGGGCGGCTGCGCAGCTACGCGACGCGCATGGACGCGCAGGCACTCGACGACGCGCGCCGCGCCGACACCGAGATCGCCGCTGGCCGCGCGCGCGGGCCGCTGCACGGCGTGCCGCTGGCCGTGAAAGACCTGCTGTGGACCGAGGGCGTGCCGAGCGCGCACGGCATGACGATCCACCAGTCGTTCCGTCCGACGGAAGACGCGACCGTGGTGCGCCGCCTGCGCGAGGCCGGCGCGGTGATCCTCGGCAAGCTGCAGCAGACCGAAGGCGCGTTCGCCGACCACCATCCGCAGATCGCGTCGCCGGTCAACCCGTGGGACGCCACGCTGTGGCCCGGCGTGTCGTCCAGCGGCTCGGGCGTGGCCACGGCGGCAGGCCTGTGCTTTGGCGCGCTGGGCACCGACACGGGCGGGTCGATCCGCTTTCCGTCGGCGGCCAACGGCATCACGGGCCTGAAGCCGACGTGGGGGCGGGTGAGCCGCTACGGCGCCTTCGAGCTGGCCGCTTCGCTCGACCACATCGGCCCGATGACGCGCAGCGCGGCCGACGCGGGCGCGATGCTGGCGGCCATTGCCGGCGCCGATTCGCGCGACCCGACGGCGAGCACGTTGCCGGTGCCCGACTACCTGGCGACGATGACGCGCGGCCTGGCCGGCCTGCGCGTGGGCATCGACCCCGCCTGGACGCTGGACCGCGTGGACGCTCCCACGCGCGCCACGCTGGCCGCCGCGATCCGCACGGTCGAATCGCTGGGGGCTTCGGTGCGCGAGGTGGTGTTTCCCGACACGGCGCAGGCGGTGCTCGACTGGTCGCGGCTGTGCGCGGTCGAGACTGCCGTGGCGCATGAGGCCACGTACCCGGCGCGGCGTGCAGAGTACGGTCCGGGCCTCTCGGGGCTGATCGACCTCGGCCTGTCGCAGAGCGCCACCGACTACCAGAAGCTGCTGCTGCGCCGCGCCGATTTCACTGGCCGTGTGCGTGCGTTCTTCGAGCCGATCGACCTGCTGCTGATTCCGGCCATTCCCTTCGCGGCGCCAACGCTCGAACGCGCGAGCCAGCTCGGCGTGGACCCGGAGCTGCTGGCGGGCATGCTGCGCTACACCTGCCCGTTCGACCTCACGGGCAGCCCCACGCTCACTTTGCCGGGCGGCGCCACCGAGGCGGGTGTGCCGGTGGCCTTCCAGTTCGTGGCGCCGCACTTCGGAGAAGACCTGCTGGTGCGCGCGGGCTGGGCGTTCCAGCGGGCGACCGACTGGCACCGCCGGCATCCGGCGGTGTGA